Proteins from one Bradyrhizobium amphicarpaeae genomic window:
- a CDS encoding HlyD family secretion protein: protein MAVSRDQVARVLREETVEAHADGDAAIENAAPLAEQLRSHLAEEAKRRTAEAPEKPVTDKPAAPEPNAPAAGAPKSGKRKFVLMGVGLVLALAAASYAGYYTLVGRFYISTDDAYVRANNTMLGARVAGHIASILAGDNTAVKAGDIVFRIDDGDYKIAVDAAATRIATQQATIDRIGRQVAALDSQVAQAKAQLASAEAGLKRADLDYERQQALSNKGFASRAVFESSEAGRDQGAAAVKAAQAAYDVAISNVDVAKAQQAEAQAQLAELKTTLAKAERDLAFTAVRAPVGGTFSNRLVNTGDFVAVGQRLGNIVPLDDVYIDANFKETQLKRIRPGQPVTIKVDAYGMRKFSGVVDSIAAGSGSVFTLLPPDNATGNFTKIVQRVPVRIRVPKSVAKQNLLRAGMSVYATVDTNKGAADADSEVDLDDPTAIHPQ, encoded by the coding sequence ATGGCCGTATCGAGAGACCAGGTTGCGCGCGTCCTTCGCGAGGAAACGGTGGAGGCGCACGCGGACGGCGATGCTGCGATCGAGAACGCCGCGCCGCTTGCCGAGCAATTGCGGTCTCACTTGGCCGAGGAAGCCAAGCGCCGCACCGCCGAGGCGCCGGAGAAGCCCGTGACCGACAAGCCGGCCGCACCTGAGCCTAACGCACCGGCCGCCGGCGCCCCCAAATCCGGCAAGCGCAAATTCGTCCTGATGGGCGTCGGCCTCGTGCTGGCGCTCGCGGCCGCGAGCTATGCCGGCTACTATACGCTGGTCGGACGCTTCTACATCTCCACCGATGACGCCTATGTCCGCGCCAACAACACCATGCTGGGCGCGCGCGTTGCCGGCCACATCGCCTCGATCCTCGCCGGCGACAACACGGCGGTGAAAGCGGGCGACATCGTCTTCCGCATCGACGACGGCGACTACAAGATCGCGGTCGACGCCGCCGCGACCAGGATCGCGACCCAGCAGGCCACCATCGATCGCATCGGCCGCCAGGTCGCCGCGCTCGACAGCCAGGTCGCCCAGGCCAAGGCACAGCTCGCCTCGGCCGAGGCGGGCCTCAAGCGCGCCGATCTCGACTATGAGCGCCAGCAGGCGTTGAGCAACAAAGGGTTTGCCTCGCGAGCCGTATTCGAGAGCTCGGAAGCCGGACGCGACCAGGGCGCCGCCGCGGTCAAGGCCGCGCAGGCCGCCTACGACGTTGCAATCAGCAACGTCGACGTCGCCAAGGCGCAGCAGGCCGAAGCGCAGGCCCAACTCGCCGAGCTCAAGACCACGCTCGCCAAGGCGGAGCGCGATCTGGCCTTCACCGCGGTGCGTGCGCCGGTTGGCGGCACGTTCTCCAATCGCCTGGTCAACACCGGCGACTTCGTCGCGGTCGGCCAGCGCCTCGGCAACATCGTGCCGCTCGACGACGTCTATATCGATGCCAATTTCAAGGAAACCCAGCTCAAGCGCATTCGTCCCGGCCAGCCGGTGACGATCAAGGTCGATGCCTACGGCATGCGCAAGTTCTCCGGTGTCGTCGACAGCATCGCGGCGGGCTCGGGCTCGGTGTTCACGCTGCTGCCGCCCGACAACGCCACCGGCAATTTTACCAAGATTGTGCAGCGCGTGCCGGTCCGCATCCGCGTGCCGAAGTCGGTGGCGAAGCAGAACCTGCTCCGTGCCGGCATGTCGGTCTATGCGACCGTCGACACCAACAAGGGCGCGGCCGACGCCGACAGCGAGGTCGACCTCGACGATCCCACCGCGATCCACCCGCAGTAG
- a CDS encoding ABC transporter permease codes for MSVEASHMAIPISADRTRRGNLRLRVPKVSRSVLLSMLTIAMLLACWAIVTETGWANELFLPKPQAVWAAFIKTMTKGYQGATLLQHLGASLYRILTAFALACLVGIPLGVLMGVSRNARALLNPLIEFYRPLPPLGLYTLLVMWLGIGESSKLSLLFLAGLPGIVISTIQAVTSVDPVYVRAAQSLGATRRHLLFHVYLPAAGPLILAGMRISLGFTYTVLVAAEIVAASAGIGWMIWDAAKFLLSDVVIMGLIVLGLTGVVLDLIMRGIAKLLMPWA; via the coding sequence ATGAGCGTCGAGGCAAGCCACATGGCCATTCCGATCTCGGCAGATCGCACGCGGCGCGGCAATCTGCGGCTGAGGGTCCCGAAGGTCTCGCGATCGGTCCTGCTCTCGATGCTCACGATTGCCATGCTGCTGGCCTGCTGGGCCATCGTCACGGAGACGGGCTGGGCCAACGAGTTGTTCCTGCCGAAGCCGCAAGCGGTCTGGGCAGCGTTCATCAAGACGATGACGAAGGGTTACCAGGGCGCGACGCTGCTCCAGCATCTCGGCGCCAGTCTGTATCGCATCCTGACGGCTTTCGCGCTGGCCTGCCTCGTCGGCATTCCGCTCGGCGTCCTCATGGGCGTGTCGCGCAACGCCCGCGCGCTGCTCAATCCGCTGATCGAATTCTACCGGCCGCTGCCGCCGCTCGGACTCTATACATTGCTCGTGATGTGGCTCGGCATCGGCGAGAGCTCGAAGCTGTCGCTGCTGTTCCTTGCCGGTTTGCCCGGTATCGTCATCTCGACGATCCAGGCCGTGACGAGCGTCGATCCCGTCTACGTGCGTGCCGCACAGTCACTCGGCGCGACCCGGCGCCATCTGCTGTTCCACGTCTATCTGCCAGCCGCAGGGCCTTTGATCCTGGCCGGCATGCGCATCTCGCTCGGTTTCACCTACACCGTTCTGGTCGCTGCCGAGATCGTCGCGGCATCAGCTGGCATCGGCTGGATGATCTGGGATGCTGCAAAGTTCCTGCTGTCCGACGTCGTGATCATGGGCCTGATCGTGCTTGGCCTAACCGGCGTCGTGCTCGATCTCATCATGCGCGGGATCGCGAAACTGTTGATGCCATGGGCCTGA
- a CDS encoding aliphatic sulfonate ABC transporter substrate-binding protein produces the protein MKRFVATLALATLAFTSTLRAEDKPAKVTVGYLNLVNAQLVTKHLGLLAKEMPGVDIKYVKVGGGGDMLRAIAGNDVDFGGLGNPPTAIGATRALPIKGILVINMLDYVESMVVRADKNITSLKDLKGKTVAAPFGSTTHYLLLQALKDEGVDPASMKIIDLAPSDIAAAWLRGDIDAAWFWEPNLDKAVKNGGKILVTSGEMAKRGYPTWDIGVVMNAFAQKYPSYVEKFVKAECEGIDFWLKNPDKTAEIIAEELSLPLEDATRMMKGTGMVPCSKQLTDEYLGTSAKKGKFVDTLVSTADFLVKQERLPKLLPRADFEAFIQPAYIEKVIGR, from the coding sequence ATGAAGAGATTTGTTGCCACGCTCGCACTTGCCACGCTCGCGTTCACGTCCACTCTGCGCGCCGAAGACAAGCCGGCGAAAGTGACCGTCGGCTATCTGAATCTGGTGAATGCCCAGCTCGTTACCAAGCATCTCGGCCTGCTCGCCAAGGAGATGCCGGGCGTCGACATCAAATACGTGAAGGTTGGTGGTGGCGGCGACATGCTGCGCGCGATCGCCGGCAATGACGTCGACTTCGGCGGCCTCGGCAACCCACCGACCGCGATCGGCGCGACCCGGGCCCTGCCGATCAAGGGCATCCTCGTCATCAACATGCTCGACTATGTCGAATCAATGGTGGTTCGTGCCGACAAGAACATCACCTCGCTCAAGGACCTCAAGGGCAAGACCGTCGCCGCGCCCTTCGGTTCGACGACACACTATCTGCTGCTCCAGGCTTTGAAGGACGAAGGTGTCGATCCCGCATCGATGAAGATTATCGACCTCGCGCCGTCGGACATTGCGGCGGCCTGGCTTCGCGGCGACATCGACGCCGCCTGGTTCTGGGAGCCAAATCTCGACAAGGCCGTGAAGAATGGCGGCAAGATCCTCGTTACCTCGGGCGAGATGGCGAAGCGCGGCTACCCGACCTGGGACATCGGCGTCGTCATGAACGCGTTCGCGCAGAAATATCCGTCCTACGTCGAGAAGTTCGTCAAGGCCGAATGCGAAGGTATCGATTTCTGGCTCAAGAACCCGGACAAGACCGCCGAGATCATCGCGGAGGAGCTTTCCCTTCCGCTCGAGGACGCGACGCGCATGATGAAGGGCACCGGGATGGTCCCCTGCAGCAAGCAGCTCACGGACGAGTATCTCGGCACGTCCGCGAAGAAGGGCAAGTTCGTCGACACGCTGGTCTCGACTGCCGATTTCCTGGTGAAGCAGGAGCGTCTGCCGAAGCTGTTGCCGCGTGCCGACTTCGAGGCTTTCATCCAGCCGGCCTATATCGAGAAGGTGATCGGCCGCTAA
- a CDS encoding DUF6665 family protein — MSRDLRPPVDILHYEIVQEQASALGRMGRTLEQALTRLREFDAAHAQSDLAPLQQQARRKLVLEAGQALWMFVVQREASGLRDSRHIMRTYNVPGEVQLCMGLVPTNASSK, encoded by the coding sequence ATGTCCCGTGACCTTCGCCCGCCCGTCGATATCCTCCACTACGAGATCGTCCAGGAGCAAGCCTCAGCGCTCGGGCGGATGGGGCGCACACTCGAACAGGCACTGACACGCTTGCGCGAATTCGACGCCGCTCATGCGCAATCGGATTTGGCGCCATTGCAGCAGCAGGCCAGGCGCAAGCTGGTGCTCGAAGCTGGTCAGGCACTCTGGATGTTCGTGGTGCAGCGTGAAGCATCCGGCTTGCGCGACAGCCGCCACATCATGCGCACCTACAACGTGCCGGGCGAGGTGCAGCTCTGCATGGGCCTGGTTCCGACCAACGCGTCCTCGAAGTGA
- a CDS encoding DUF2147 domain-containing protein, whose protein sequence is MEPPAVAKPDIKQAAPIAERSDDEPGYTALGEWESVGAKGTVRIERCGPALCGFALTEALSRGESVLVNMKPKSHDVWTGSIYSRTSGRTYYGRMTLKSSGRLYVEACAIGRFWCSGNDWTRVEEPREQMMTTSRQWSARS, encoded by the coding sequence ATGGAGCCGCCAGCCGTTGCGAAGCCAGACATCAAACAGGCGGCACCGATCGCAGAGCGTAGCGACGACGAGCCGGGCTATACGGCGCTCGGCGAATGGGAGAGTGTCGGCGCCAAGGGCACGGTTCGGATCGAACGATGTGGACCTGCCCTGTGCGGTTTTGCGCTGACCGAGGCCTTGAGCCGGGGCGAGAGTGTGCTCGTCAACATGAAGCCGAAATCGCACGACGTCTGGACCGGCAGCATTTACAGTCGCACCAGCGGACGCACCTATTACGGAAGGATGACGCTGAAGAGCTCCGGCAGGCTCTATGTCGAGGCCTGCGCGATCGGCCGCTTCTGGTGCTCGGGCAACGACTGGACGCGGGTCGAGGAGCCGCGCGAGCAAATGATGACGACGTCGCGGCAATGGAGCGCGCGGTCGTAG
- a CDS encoding TetR/AcrR family transcriptional regulator, with translation MVVAGRDHLHVIQEEDGSKRRQILDGARKVFMDLGFDGASMGEIARAAQVSKGTLYVYFADKCALFEAILEQEALQHGQVVFSFDPARDAETTLKEFGLAYLHLVCRPGGGSAIRTVMAIAERMPDVGRRYYARVLDKSINRLSAFLQARVASGNLEIGDCDLAASQFMELCKASLFLPFVFQAAPAPSEERMTEVVDSATRMFLAAYRAK, from the coding sequence ATGGTTGTAGCCGGCCGCGATCATCTGCACGTCATCCAGGAGGAGGACGGCTCCAAACGTCGCCAGATCCTGGACGGTGCCCGTAAGGTGTTCATGGATCTGGGGTTTGACGGCGCCAGCATGGGCGAGATCGCGCGCGCGGCGCAGGTCTCCAAGGGCACGCTCTACGTCTACTTCGCCGACAAATGCGCGCTGTTCGAAGCCATCCTCGAGCAGGAGGCGCTCCAGCACGGCCAGGTCGTGTTCAGTTTCGATCCCGCGCGCGATGCCGAGACCACGTTGAAGGAATTCGGCCTCGCCTATCTTCATTTGGTCTGCCGGCCCGGTGGCGGATCGGCGATCCGCACCGTGATGGCGATCGCCGAACGCATGCCGGATGTCGGCCGCCGCTACTATGCGCGCGTGCTCGACAAAAGCATCAACCGCCTCTCCGCCTTCCTCCAGGCTCGTGTCGCTTCCGGCAATCTCGAGATCGGCGATTGCGACCTCGCCGCCTCGCAGTTCATGGAGCTGTGCAAGGCCTCCCTCTTCCTGCCCTTCGTATTCCAGGCCGCGCCCGCGCCGTCGGAGGAGCGCATGACCGAGGTGGTCGACAGCGCAACGCGGATGTTCCTGGCGGCGTATCGGGCGAAGTAG
- a CDS encoding DUF2147 domain-containing protein, with translation MNKLAIAATALFLASTAAAHAGGNTIAFQIEGQHIRIETPRNCASLNCVTIVAPGLSDKPIKLNNINLKGLGGSKDDDDTTPSTTTAQPAPAPVQQAPVQATAPAAPAVTAPAAPAPTVAAAPSVGFDANTQPAPVAAPAPAPAPVAIAPAPAPAPVAAAPVVVANSPIGVWATEENKGNVRVEQCGANLCGYAAKTNERILINMKPEGSKWSGRIHDPDSGRNYDSTIAMKGPNAMRVQGCAFGGMFCGGQTWKRVS, from the coding sequence ATGAACAAGCTCGCCATCGCCGCCACCGCGCTCTTTCTGGCCTCGACCGCCGCCGCCCACGCCGGCGGCAACACGATCGCATTCCAGATCGAGGGCCAGCACATCCGCATCGAGACGCCGCGCAATTGCGCCTCACTCAACTGCGTGACCATCGTTGCACCCGGCCTGTCGGACAAGCCGATCAAGTTGAACAACATCAACCTGAAGGGCCTTGGCGGCTCCAAGGACGATGACGACACCACACCAAGCACGACGACTGCACAGCCCGCGCCGGCTCCGGTGCAGCAGGCGCCAGTGCAGGCGACTGCACCGGCCGCGCCCGCCGTCACGGCTCCCGCCGCTCCGGCCCCGACGGTTGCCGCCGCGCCGTCGGTCGGCTTCGACGCCAACACGCAGCCGGCGCCCGTCGCGGCTCCTGCTCCGGCCCCCGCGCCGGTCGCAATTGCTCCTGCGCCCGCTCCCGCCCCTGTGGCCGCCGCGCCCGTGGTCGTCGCCAACTCGCCGATCGGCGTCTGGGCAACCGAAGAGAACAAGGGCAACGTCCGGGTCGAGCAGTGCGGCGCCAATCTCTGCGGCTACGCCGCGAAGACCAATGAGCGCATCCTGATCAACATGAAGCCCGAGGGTTCGAAGTGGAGCGGCCGCATCCACGATCCCGACTCCGGCCGCAATTACGACTCGACCATCGCGATGAAGGGCCCGAATGCGATGCGCGTGCAGGGCTGCGCCTTCGGCGGCATGTTCTGCGGCGGCCAGACCTGGAAGCGCGTGAGCTGA
- a CDS encoding amidase family protein, which yields MDISPRKLRAAYRSGSFRPSDVAAHVLSRLNGADQSGVWISTASPGNVMAAARALDARIGEIDKLPLYGLVFSVKDCIDVAGEQTTSACPEFAYVANETSPVVADAVSAGAIYVGKTNMDQFATGLVGVRSPYGIARNPHNPDYIPGGSSSGAAVSVATGTSSFAFGTDTGGSGRVPASYCGVTGFKPAPGAFSQRGMVYACRSFDTISLYTRDPSDGYDVYRVLARRDPADSFSPLECAGWTEQASPARPLRIATPRLDQLKFFGNPETERLFGDALHRLRRLDLPVVAVDFSPFTSINDLMFFGPFLAERDVSIGAFLDAHPDAGVKIVRDIVLGSRKFSAADAYRASYAVKEVQRGLRAFWDAHDALVVPTVGTVLRIQDVARDPLTANFNNGYYTNYANPLGLAAIAVPNAMTGAGVPYGVTFLAPAGRERLLADLARAFTDSAVGH from the coding sequence ATGGATATCTCGCCCCGCAAACTCCGCGCCGCCTATCGCAGCGGCAGCTTCCGGCCGTCCGACGTCGCCGCGCATGTGCTGTCGCGTCTGAATGGCGCCGACCAGAGCGGTGTCTGGATATCGACGGCAAGTCCCGGGAACGTCATGGCCGCTGCGCGTGCGCTCGACGCGCGCATCGGTGAGATCGATAAGTTGCCGCTCTATGGGCTCGTCTTCTCGGTGAAGGATTGCATCGACGTCGCAGGGGAGCAGACGACGTCGGCCTGTCCCGAATTCGCCTATGTGGCGAACGAGACCAGTCCGGTGGTGGCTGACGCCGTTTCGGCCGGCGCAATCTATGTCGGCAAGACCAACATGGACCAGTTCGCGACCGGGCTCGTTGGTGTCCGCTCGCCTTATGGCATCGCACGCAATCCGCACAATCCGGACTACATTCCTGGCGGCTCCAGCTCGGGCGCGGCGGTGTCGGTCGCAACGGGCACATCGTCCTTCGCGTTCGGAACTGACACCGGCGGGTCGGGCAGGGTGCCCGCATCCTATTGCGGCGTGACCGGCTTCAAGCCAGCGCCGGGAGCTTTCAGCCAGCGCGGCATGGTCTATGCGTGCCGGAGCTTCGACACCATCTCGCTTTACACGCGCGATCCATCCGACGGGTACGACGTGTATCGCGTGCTGGCGCGCCGCGATCCCGCCGATAGCTTTTCGCCGTTGGAGTGCGCCGGATGGACAGAGCAGGCGTCGCCCGCGCGGCCGCTGAGGATCGCCACGCCGCGCCTCGATCAGCTCAAATTCTTCGGCAACCCGGAGACGGAGAGACTGTTCGGCGACGCATTGCATCGGCTGCGCCGGCTCGATCTGCCGGTCGTAGCCGTCGATTTTTCGCCGTTCACCTCGATCAACGATCTCATGTTCTTCGGTCCGTTCCTTGCGGAGCGCGACGTTTCGATCGGTGCGTTTCTCGATGCTCATCCCGATGCGGGGGTCAAGATCGTGCGCGATATCGTCCTCGGCAGCCGGAAGTTCTCTGCAGCTGATGCTTATCGCGCGTCCTATGCAGTCAAGGAGGTCCAGCGCGGCCTTCGCGCTTTCTGGGACGCCCATGACGCTTTGGTCGTGCCAACCGTCGGAACGGTGCTGCGCATCCAAGATGTGGCGCGCGATCCGCTGACGGCCAACTTCAACAACGGCTACTACACGAATTACGCCAACCCGCTCGGCCTCGCTGCGATTGCGGTTCCGAACGCGATGACCGGGGCAGGGGTGCCCTACGGTGTAACGTTCCTGGCTCCGGCCGGGCGCGAGCGTCTGCTGGCTGACCTCGCCCGTGCATTCACCGATTCGGCGGTCGGGCATTGA
- a CDS encoding M20 family metallopeptidase, translating to MQMSVTPHYSDLEQRVLSRITEERWLELASELIRTGQPRSGNPLDPDLPPAEEEAISMLVAGKLEALGMVVTKHSAQPHRPNVLGVLKGREGAPSLILNDHLDTYPVAEPEKWHMTDFDPFKATRHGDLLYARGTSDTRGNLAASLLAVQALIEEGVIFDGTLMCCYTVDEERNGTEGSIYMLNKVGLTADYEITAEPTAWGDVSKDWGMNLSVANSGHCLVEVTVEGIKSHIWRPDISVNAIMEAAKLLPKLKEMAFTHVPSKFMGHTPPCCSVVRIRGGLPGEMQFSPDACTITLAVVGIVPGMTLGSVISDIERLGQQTFAGVNDVKVGVRQVPGSLFVNATEPVPVEEEPCRSLRAVYRRLMGREPGVNRKNAFNDTIRFREAGINAVTFGPGEDGWAVDNENISITKSVMATRIYALTVMQILGVRA from the coding sequence ATGCAGATGTCTGTCACCCCGCATTATTCGGATCTCGAGCAGCGCGTGCTGTCGCGCATCACGGAGGAGCGCTGGCTTGAGCTGGCATCGGAGCTGATCCGCACGGGACAGCCGCGCTCCGGCAATCCGCTCGATCCGGATCTGCCGCCTGCCGAGGAGGAGGCCATCTCCATGCTGGTCGCGGGCAAGCTCGAAGCCCTCGGCATGGTGGTCACCAAGCATAGCGCGCAACCGCACCGGCCGAATGTTCTCGGCGTGCTGAAAGGACGGGAGGGTGCGCCGTCGCTGATCCTCAACGATCACCTCGACACTTATCCGGTGGCCGAGCCCGAGAAATGGCACATGACCGATTTCGATCCGTTCAAGGCCACGCGCCACGGCGATCTGCTCTACGCGCGCGGTACCTCCGACACCCGCGGCAATCTTGCGGCCTCGCTGCTCGCGGTGCAGGCGCTGATCGAAGAGGGCGTGATATTCGATGGCACCTTGATGTGCTGCTACACCGTCGATGAGGAGCGCAACGGCACCGAGGGCTCGATCTACATGCTGAACAAGGTCGGCCTCACTGCCGACTACGAGATCACCGCCGAGCCGACTGCGTGGGGCGACGTCAGCAAGGATTGGGGCATGAACCTCTCGGTGGCGAATTCCGGCCACTGCCTGGTCGAGGTCACGGTCGAAGGCATCAAGTCGCATATCTGGCGCCCCGACATCAGCGTCAACGCCATCATGGAGGCCGCGAAGCTGCTGCCGAAGCTGAAGGAGATGGCTTTCACGCACGTGCCCAGCAAGTTCATGGGACACACGCCGCCCTGCTGCTCGGTGGTCCGTATCCGCGGCGGCCTGCCCGGCGAGATGCAGTTCTCACCCGATGCCTGCACGATCACGCTCGCGGTGGTCGGCATCGTGCCGGGCATGACGCTCGGAAGCGTGATCTCCGACATCGAGCGTCTCGGGCAGCAGACATTCGCGGGCGTCAACGACGTCAAGGTCGGGGTGCGCCAGGTGCCCGGCTCGCTGTTCGTCAACGCGACCGAACCGGTGCCGGTCGAGGAAGAGCCTTGCCGCTCCCTGCGCGCGGTCTATCGGCGCCTGATGGGCCGCGAACCCGGCGTCAACCGCAAGAACGCGTTCAACGACACGATCCGCTTTCGTGAGGCCGGCATCAACGCAGTGACGTTCGGGCCCGGCGAGGACGGCTGGGCCGTCGACAACGAGAACATCTCGATCACCAAGTCGGTGATGGCGACGCGGATCTATGCGCTGACCGTCATGCAGATCCTGGGCGTGCGTGCATGA
- a CDS encoding Crp/Fnr family transcriptional regulator, with protein sequence MVGRGHAHEVTDPGQSCEEAPRGTGRYVLKALGKPDLDLVMRTGRLVTYQNREYLLREGEPANGIHVILSGIVESTHAGTQGRELMLATWEAGDFVGAPYILGDHRHSWSARALGRVEALHLDQDSLRRLIGQSPSFAVALIECLGFKGETYSMLAQTLAGQKAAERLVLLLVKLCENAAQDESGPISLGRITQANLARMIGATRQSISLILNRLQDDGIITTGPTKMVVNDLAALRKQVTD encoded by the coding sequence ATGGTGGGGCGCGGTCATGCCCATGAGGTCACCGATCCCGGTCAGTCCTGCGAGGAGGCCCCACGCGGCACCGGTCGCTACGTGCTGAAGGCCCTGGGCAAGCCTGACCTGGACCTGGTGATGCGGACCGGCAGGTTGGTGACCTACCAGAACCGCGAATATTTGTTGCGGGAAGGCGAGCCGGCGAACGGCATCCACGTCATTCTTAGCGGCATCGTCGAAAGTACGCATGCCGGCACGCAAGGTCGCGAATTGATGCTGGCGACGTGGGAGGCCGGCGACTTTGTGGGTGCCCCCTATATTCTCGGCGACCACCGGCATAGCTGGTCGGCGCGCGCGCTCGGCCGGGTCGAGGCCCTTCACCTCGACCAGGACTCGCTACGCCGTTTGATCGGGCAGTCCCCCTCGTTCGCTGTCGCGCTGATCGAATGTCTCGGTTTCAAGGGCGAGACCTATTCGATGCTGGCGCAGACACTGGCGGGGCAGAAGGCGGCGGAACGGCTGGTGCTGCTGCTGGTCAAGCTTTGCGAGAATGCCGCGCAGGACGAGAGCGGCCCAATCTCGCTCGGCCGCATCACGCAGGCCAATCTCGCCCGCATGATCGGCGCGACGCGGCAGTCGATCAGCCTGATCCTCAACCGCCTTCAGGATGACGGGATCATCACGACCGGTCCGACGAAGATGGTCGTCAACGATCTCGCGGCGTTGAGGAAGCAGGTGACCGACTAA
- a CDS encoding extensin family protein: protein MTRGVRLYLVGSIVLVSLAGCGRGFFQAEREPWRAEAEAACLKSGAVKEGPDLVRIDPISGPGMCGAEFPLKVAAIGEASSSYGFADEELRPPGSIGGQPRWPVTQPRSNYPASSYPQRSNYPEAAVRQPAGYGASSGPVSLNAPGVAAQEDEIDLPPDGTDAAGAARYMNSPSYPARPAPYSQAPAQPPPRLGPAQGNPVTAVGPVAIKPTATLACPIVSELDRWLADTVQPSAMRWFGVRVAEIKQISAYSCRGMNGNPHSHISEHAFGNALDIAAFVLADGRRVTVKDGWRGMPEEQGFLRDVQSGACAHFTTVLAPGSNVYHYDHIHVDLMRRASRRLICQPAAVSGEEVASRAQSRRPYANAHETSVTGSLGVRKSATRKREEDDYADD, encoded by the coding sequence ATGACGCGCGGAGTTCGTTTGTATCTCGTCGGCTCCATCGTCCTTGTTTCGCTAGCGGGTTGCGGACGCGGCTTCTTCCAGGCCGAACGCGAACCGTGGCGGGCCGAGGCTGAAGCCGCTTGCCTGAAATCGGGCGCGGTGAAAGAGGGGCCGGACCTCGTCCGGATCGACCCGATCTCCGGGCCCGGCATGTGCGGCGCCGAGTTTCCGCTCAAGGTCGCCGCCATCGGCGAGGCCTCGAGCAGCTACGGCTTTGCCGACGAAGAGCTGCGCCCGCCCGGCAGCATCGGCGGCCAGCCGCGCTGGCCGGTAACACAGCCGCGGTCGAATTATCCGGCGTCGTCCTATCCGCAACGCTCGAATTATCCTGAAGCCGCGGTGCGCCAGCCAGCCGGCTATGGTGCATCGTCCGGGCCGGTGTCGCTGAATGCGCCCGGCGTGGCGGCGCAGGAGGATGAGATCGACCTGCCGCCCGACGGCACCGATGCCGCGGGCGCGGCGCGCTACATGAATTCGCCGAGCTATCCGGCGCGACCGGCACCGTACTCGCAGGCACCCGCCCAGCCGCCGCCGCGCCTTGGTCCCGCGCAGGGCAATCCCGTCACGGCCGTCGGTCCGGTCGCGATCAAGCCGACCGCGACGCTCGCCTGTCCGATCGTGTCCGAACTCGACCGCTGGCTCGCCGACACGGTGCAGCCGTCTGCGATGCGCTGGTTCGGCGTCCGCGTCGCCGAGATCAAGCAGATCTCCGCCTATTCCTGCCGCGGCATGAACGGCAATCCGCATTCTCACATCTCCGAGCACGCCTTCGGCAACGCGCTCGACATCGCCGCCTTCGTGCTCGCCGACGGCCGCCGCGTCACCGTGAAGGACGGCTGGCGGGGCATGCCGGAGGAGCAGGGATTCTTGCGCGACGTGCAGTCCGGCGCCTGCGCGCATTTCACCACGGTGCTCGCGCCGGGGTCGAACGTCTATCACTACGATCACATCCACGTCGATCTGATGCGCCGCGCCAGCCGCCGCCTGATCTGCCAGCCCGCCGCCGTCTCGGGCGAAGAGGTCGCCTCGCGTGCGCAGTCGCGCCGCCCCTATGCCAATGCGCACGAAACCTCAGTCACCGGTTCGCTCGGTGTGCGCAAGAGCGCGACGCGCAAGCGCGAGGAAGACGACTACGCCGACGACTAG